From a region of the Rhodopirellula bahusiensis genome:
- a CDS encoding RNA polymerase sigma factor produces the protein MLGILMQERTKQVALAWSILRQSQLAEDAYQDMLVKVFENESVFEGPRHLRDWSWKVLRRRCYEFIRRQNYRPSLLDESILDLVDADLECRDADEINLRVDALHQCLANLTVHCRDVVRLRFSEGLSGIEVAEKLGRTPDTIYKTLHRIYSTLGECVQDRLGAWNAETSHYDRRRISTSDNTLSRGCTQ, from the coding sequence ATGCTCGGCATTCTGATGCAAGAAAGGACCAAACAAGTCGCGCTTGCTTGGTCGATCTTGCGTCAGTCACAGCTCGCCGAAGATGCTTACCAGGACATGCTGGTGAAGGTCTTCGAGAATGAAAGCGTCTTTGAAGGCCCCCGTCATCTTCGCGACTGGTCCTGGAAAGTTCTCCGTCGCCGCTGCTATGAGTTCATCCGCCGACAAAATTATCGACCATCTCTCCTCGATGAGTCAATTTTGGATTTAGTGGACGCAGATCTCGAATGTCGCGATGCCGATGAAATTAACTTGCGTGTCGATGCACTTCACCAATGCCTCGCAAACCTAACGGTTCACTGCCGCGACGTAGTTCGGCTTCGATTCTCTGAAGGATTGAGCGGCATTGAAGTAGCGGAAAAACTGGGGCGTACCCCGGACACAATTTATAAAACGTTGCACCGAATTTACAGCACGTTGGGCGAATGTGTTCAAGACCGGTTGGGTGCGTGGAACGCGGAGACATCCCACTATGACAGAAGAAGAATTTCAACATCTGACAACACGCTATCTCGAGGGTGTACTCAATGA